The genomic region TTGGGCAGAATTAAGTAAGCGAAATTGCGCAGAAATCCTGCACGGAGACCTTGTGTAACCGGCAGTAATCAAGCTCGAAGCGAAGGCGCACTCGAATCCAAAAATCAGAAATGTGGCCAGATGTGGAGGATGTTCCACAATGAACACTCCGCCTTGCGGCGCGCTGTAATGATAACGGTGAGGACTTATGCGAATGATGATTTGCAGGCAGCAGATCGTGATCAATCATGGCCTGAAGGTGACAATGGAAGTGGCGATTTAGGGTTGCGTTCCCAAAATCCGTTCCCAGTCTTCAAAAAGCAGCGGAGATGTGACGCGAAGCAACTGCTCGTGTATCGCCTCGAGTTCAGCAATGAATGTCTCTGCTGCTTCAGGTACTTTGAGATAACGATTTTTCTCATCCAACTCTCTCGTCTGGATGAGATAGCAACCATCGCGAATTATTTCTCTCGTATCTCGATGCCTTTTCATTGTAAGCACGGGTACACCATGGACAAAACCGTCCCGCCTGTCGTTCATTTTTTTTAATTTTGAAAGCGCTGCGAGAGCATCGGCGCTGCGCTGCGCGTCCACATCAGCCAATTTTGGTTCATGCTTGAGAAGTTTGGAGAGATAGGCCACTCGTGAGGCGTCGCCGTTGATCTGGGCAAGTCCGAGCTGGATAGCTTCAGGGTTAGAAAAGCCAAGTGCTTCCGGCAGGCGATAGACAAGGCCCATTATATCGCCCCACAACATTAGGATCTTGCCGAGCAGTTCCTGCGTTTTGGCTCTTTCTTCTTTCCATCGATCTGAAGCCGCCCCAGCACTCACCTCATTCATCCTCCCTTACTTATGGAATCAGTTACCGGCTTTGTAACATTCCAATTCGACCTTGTTGCGGAACGTACCAATTGCTCGCTGTTGGCCTTCTTCTGAAACGTAAGCGGGCTGCTCATATGCATCCATGATTATTGCGCGGCTGATTTTAGAAATCGATGCATCTGCTGGCTTTTTCATCAGGTCGCTCATTGGCGTGTTGTTCTGCCGGTGCTTCATGATGCTGGTCGCTAATGAACCCAAAGCCTTGCAGAATTCATCTCTTTCCGCCTCAGTGTCTGCAGCGGCAGAGGTCGCAGTTAATACCGCGGTTATGTACGAAATAAGAACTAATCGCTTCATCTTTGCCCCCTATTTCTCGGAATAATTGGCAGAGGCTTTAGAGGCGGTCAAGTCAGCAGAATCTCCGGATAGGGTTGGGTTATGGATGCACCTCATACGAGTTTCGTACGATGTTGGAACGAAATCTATATCGACCCCGCTACATTTTCAGCGACCGTCATTGCTGAAAAATTTGGCATTCAACTATGAACGTCGGTAGCGACATAACCCGATTGTCGGGTAGTTCAAATTTGGGGCGAGGCCATAGTATGGGAAACTCCCAAAGTAACGATCGTGTCCAAACTTCGGCCGCTCGTCCCATGTTTGCTATTCTTAAATTGCATGTCATGTCGCATCCAGTAGCCGAGCCAATTTAAGTCATTGTAATTGCTTGCACGTAGTTGCAGCACAATGCGACATAGATTTTAAGAAATCTGGGACCGTCGAATTACTCAATATACTGAATTTATTGAGATTTTTTTGGTGCCCCCAGAGAGACTCGAACTCCCGACCCCCTGATTACAAATCAGGTGCTCTACCAACTGAGCTATAAGGGCACTTGCGCCCGATTAGCACAAATGCAGCGACTGTAAAACGAAAATTCGTCGCAAGCAGGTCATGGCAACCGGGTTTTTCATGTGATAGCCAATAGCGGGTTGAGAAAACAGTGGCAAACTTGTCAGAGTTGGGCCGGATTCGGGACTGTAAACATGGAAGATAAATCGCTCGCGCTGCATTTTCTGTCATCAGGAACCGAAGAATCACTGCTCGCACAAAAGGATTTGGTGGCTCGCTACGGCCATGTGGCGGCGGAAGATGCCGACATCATTGTCGCGCTTGGCGGTGATGGAACCATGTTGCAAGCCTTGCGCGACTTCATGAGCAGCGGCACTCCGATCTATGGCATGAATCGCGGGTCAGTCGGCTTTCTCATGAACGAGTTCAGCGTGGACGACCTGCCAGCCCGTATTCTGGCCGCTCAGATGGAAACCATTCGCCCGCTTGTCATGGTCGCAGAAACGGAATCCGGACAATCGTTCGAAGCATTGGCGATCAACGAAGTTTCCCTGTTCCGCCAGTCCTATCAGGCCGCCAAGATCAGGATAACGATCGATGGCAAGGTGCGGCTCGATGAACTTGTTTGTGATGGTGTGATGGTCGCGACGCCAGCAGGCTCCACCGCCTACAATCTCTCGGCGCAAGGCCCTATCCTGCCGCTTGAGGCGCCGCTTCTGGCGTTGACCCCGGTAAGCCCGTTTCGCCCGCGTCGGTGGGGCGGGGCGCTGCTGCCCAAGCATGTGACCGTTCGTATGGATCTGCTGGAAACCGAAAAGCGTCCCGTCAACGCAGTCGCGGACAATAATGAAGTCAAGTCGGTTCGCTCCGTCACGGTGCGGGAAGCGCCGAACAGCCAGGTCGCCATTCTTTTCGATCGCAATCATTCATGGGGATGAGCGCATCCTGACGGAACAGTTCAGACATTAGCTCTGGCAGGAAAAGGGCGCGCGACCTGAGCAGTGCCGATTGCTTTTTAGCTTTTGATAATTTGAATAAATTTGTTCATGTTCGACGTTGATTTCGATTGTTGCAGCATGATTGAAGCAATTTGATATCTTTCGATGGTATTTTAGTTGACTTTTGCACGCTGTAGACGTAGGCGATGCTGCAAGAAAACGCATATTGCGTTGCAGACGCCTTATTCTGCCTTGGTTCCTGCGCCCGATGACGCGGCTGCAATGACAGGATGGGTGGAAACCATTTCCAAACCAGAGAGCTGCGCCTCCATTGACGACATTTGCCGAACTCGGTCTTTCCCCGAAAGTGCTCGCCGCTGTTGAAGCGGCGGGTTATACTGCGCCTACACCCATTCAGGCAGGGGCCATTCCTCCAGCCCTTGAACGCAAGGATGTTCTGGGCATCGCGCAGACGGGAACCGGAAAGACGGCCTCTTTCGTGCTTCCCATGCTGACGCTTCTGGAAAAGGGCCGGGCGCGGGCGCGCATGCCTCGCACGCTCATTCTGGAGCCGACCCGTGAACTCGCCGCGCAGGTCGAGGAAAACTTCGCCAAATACGGCATCAATCAGCGGCTGAATGTGGCTCTTCTGATTGGTGGCGTTTCATTCGATGACCAGGAACGCAAGCTGGAGCGCGGTGCGGACGTCCTCATCGCGACACCTGGCCGCCTGCTCGACCATTTCGAGCGCGGCAAGCTGCTCCTGACCGGTGTCGAAATTCTCGTCATCGATGAAGCCGACCGCATGCTCGACATGGGCTTCATTCCAGACATCGAGCGCATCTGCAAGCTCATCCCGTTCACGCGTCAGACGCTTTTCTTCTCGGCCACCATGCCGCCGGAAATCACCAAGTTGACCGAACAGTTCCTGCATTCTCCCACGCGCGTCGAGGTCGCAAAGGCTTCATCGACGGCCAAGACCGTCACCCAGCGCCTAGTGAAATCCACCAAGAAGGATTGGGACAAGCGCGCGGTGCTGCGCGATCTCATCCGCGCCGAAGGCGATACGCTCAAGAACGCAATTATCTTCTGCAACCGCAAGAAGGACGTATCGGAGCTGTTCCGCTCGCTGACGCGGCATGAATTCAACGCCGGAGCCCTGCATGGGGACATGGATCAGCGCGCGCGCATGACCATGCTGTCCAATTTCAAGGACGGCAAATTGCAGTTGCTGGTCGCGTCCGACGTGGCTGCCCGTGGTCTCGATATTCCTGATGTGAGCCACGTTTTCAATTTTGATATTCCGATCCATTCGGAAGACTATGTTCACCGCATCGGCCGCACCGGTCGCGCGGGCCGTTCCGGCAAGGCCTTCACCATCGTGACGCCTTCGGATACGAAATATCTGGCTGCTATCGAAGACATGATCGGTGAAAAGATCGAATGGCTGGACGGTGATCTGTCCACCCTGCCGGCCTCCGACGAGGCGGACGATCCGCGCAAGGGCAAGAATGCGCGCGGCAAAGGCAAGGACGCCAAGGGCAAGGAAAAGCCGAAGGACAAGGCGAAGGCCAAGCCTGCGGAAATCGTTGATCCTGCCGAGCAGCCCCAGCCGGTCATTGAAACCAGTGACCGCCGCGATGCGATCCGCGCTTCCAATGACGAGCGCCGCGGCAAGCCGCAGCACGAACAGAAGCGCCGTCGTGATCGTGACGATGACGGTCCTTCGCCTGTTGGCTTCGGCAACGATATTCCTGCCTTCATGCTGATTCCCACCGGAATCTGACGGAAGAAAACTGAGAATGTTCAATCGGCTGCAAGCGAGCGCTTTGCAGCCGATTTCTTTTTGGGCTTGGTTTTTTCGCTTCGCAAGGCCGCGTCATAGGCGAGGCGGGCCCAGCGCGTCATCACTTCCGGATCATCGAAAGCTTCACTTGGCACGCTCCAGTAGGGCATGGCGACAGGTTCGCCGCCTTTGCGTCCTTCGTAGGTCCACTGGGTCGCGCCAGCGTCAATAAATTGAGGAATGGTTGCTTCGTCAGCCTTGAAGAGCAGCTCGTCGCGAACAACGAGCGCAAAAATCAGGCCCTGATGATAGATGCCCTTGCCGCCGAACATGCGGCGGATGGTGACGGGACCAAAGTCCTGCAACAGATCGCGGAGAACTTCGTCATCCATCGGCAGGCGGACCTTTGTCTGGCGTCAGGCTGCGCCCTGCATCTGGCGCAGGCTTTCCGGAGAGGCGGCTTTGATTTCAACAGACTCACCGCATCCGCAAGCCGAGGTCTGGTTCGGATTGTTGAAGACAAAACCCGTGCGCAGGGTCGTCACCTCGAAGTCCATCTGGGTGCCGAGCAGGAAAAGAACGGCCTCCGGCGCGATGTAAACCCTCGCACCATCCTTTTCGATGACATCGTCGCCAGCCTTGGCTTCGGTGACGAGATCGATGGTATATTCCATCCCGGCGCAGCCGCCCTTTTTCACGCCTACCCGGATACCCAGGGCGCCATCCCGCGATGCGATGATCTCGCGGACGCGATCAGCTGCTTTGTCGGTTAGCGTCATGACTGCGAAACGGCCCATTTTCTCTCTTCCGGTATCGTGCTGGCATATGGACGGAGAATCGTCCAGTCTTGTCGCAACAGGCTGAGTTTCCTCTGCGATTGCCACGTTTTCACTATAGTTAGTGTTGTAACATCATTACTGCAATACACCAAATCGGGAGCGTCCCGAAGCGCTCTGCAAAATATTGCTCGGAAGAGGAGAAGCGTATGTCGAATGACCGGATGAAACCTCTCATGCTCGCTGCCGTGATCGGCCTTCTGGGTGCAGGGGCAGCAGGCTTTGCAGCCGGAGGCGCCCTGGCGCAGAATCCGCCGAAGGGCGCGCCTGAAGAAACGCCGAGAAATGTCCAGGAAAAGCACGATAATGCTCCCGAGCCAGTTCAGGAAACCAAGCCTTCCGAACAGACGCAGGACGCCGCGGGAGGCGTGACGGTTCCGGACTATCGCGACGATCGTTCCACTCCACAGGCGCTCATCGAATCCTATTACAATGCGATCAACCGCAAGGAATATGCGCGGGCCTATGGCTATTATTCCGAAGAGGGACGGGAACCGGACTTCAAGACCTTCCTGAAAGGTTATGAAAACACCAAGAGCGTGAAGGTGGCGTTGCGAAAGACCGATCCCGACCCGGGGGCGGGGCAGATTTACTGGAGCCAGCCGGTGGCCATCGAAGCGGAAACGGCGGATGGCAAGAAGGAAGTCTTTACAGGCTGTTATACGATTCACCTTACAAATCCTGCCATGCAGGAGGATCCGCCCTTCAAGTCGATGCAGATCATGACGGGCTCGCTCACCAAGTCCCCGCTGGAACTGGAAAAAAGCGTGCCGGAGACCTGCGAAGCGCCTTGAATCGAAATGTCAAAAAGGCCCTTGACCTTGCCACGATGGGAAGCTCCATCTTATGGCCATCCCTAGAAGGAGTGACTGATTTGATGAAGTTTTCCATTCCCAAGATGAAATGTGGCGGTTGCGCCGATAGCGTTACAGCCGCCTTGCGCGGACTTGATGCAACGGCGCCCATCGAAATCGACCTCGAAAAGAAGGAAGTCGAGTTCGGCGGCAACGTTCCCCAGGATAGAGTGCTCTCCGCCCTGGCTGCAGCCGGGTTTCCAGCGGCAAACGTTCAATAATGTGATTTCGGCTGCGCTTGTTTCAATGCGCTGCAGAAGATAGAGCCATCCCCGGAAGCATGATGCAGTTCCGGCTAGGCTGTGCGTCGAGAACAGATGCCGGGAAGCGAAGGGCTTTCCGCCATTTTCATGTCCCGACGCGCCGTAGCACTCATATGGAGTGACCTCGGGCGCGCCCGGTGAACTCCCGGCGCTCTGATCGGGTAACAGTGAGCATAAATGCCGCAAATGCTGTGTTTCATTGACTGGACCCGCGATTTTTGCCACATCAACGGCAAATCTCGTTTATGGTGCTCCGGCAGGATGCAGGGCGCTCCGATGGCATGAAACATCGCACTTCGCGATAAGGAAGGGTTTAGGGCTATGGCAGCCGATTTCCAGGATCTTCGCACAAAGATGGTCGACAACCAGATCCGCACGACGGACGTAACCGATCTGGCAGTGATCGATGCTTTCCTGACCGTCCCGCGTGAGGCGTTCGTTCCGGCGGCACGTCAGGTCCTTGCCTATATTGACGAAGACCAGCTTCTTGAAAGCGAAGGCAAGCAGCCTCGCTATCTGATGGAGCCTTCGCCTTTCGCCAAGCTGGTGCAGCTCGCAAGCATCAAGAACACGGACGTCGTTCTCGATGTCGGCTGCGGCACCGGATATTCCGCCGCCATCCTTTCCAAGCTGGCCGGTTCGGTCATCGGCCTCGAAAGTGATTCCGTATTGTCGGCTGCTGCCACTGCCCGTCTCGCAGAATTGGGCTATGACAATGTTGTGATCGTTTCAGGCGAACTGCAGGCAGGCTATCCTTCGGAAGCACCTTATGACGTGATCGTCATTGAGGGCGCCGTCGACTTCATCCCGGACGCACTTCTCGCCCAGTTGAGGGACGGCGGACGTCTCGTTGCCGTTGAAGGGCGCGGGAATGCCGGAGTTGCGCGGATTTACGTTAAAGAAAATGGTGTTGCATCAGGACGCGGTGTGTTCAACACTGCGGTTCGTCCGCTACCGGGCTTTGAACGGATTCCGCAGTTCGAGTTTTAATTTTAGCGGATGATACAATTCTGCAACGCTGTGGAATTTGTTTGTGCAAGCTCTGGCGGGGGCAATGGAAATAACCGAATTTAGAGGTTATTAGGATTTGCCCGAACCAATCGGTTCGATAGTTGGATTCGTTTGTTCTTATAATGAGGTACCCGGTGTTCAAAACGTGCAAAGGACTGGTAGCGGCCGCAGCATTGTTGTCTGGCACCATTTTAACGGGGCAGGCGGCGTTCTCGGAGACGTTGACCGGCGCTCTCGTCAAGGCCTACAAGAACAATGCTAACCTGAACTACTCCCGCGCAGGCGTCCGCGTTACGGATGAAGGCGTGGCGATTGCCAAGTCCGGTTATCGCCCGCAGATTACGGGTTCTTATAACGTAGGGCGCGGCAAGACCCCTTCAAGCCGGGGATATCGTACGACAGGCACATTCGGCATTGAGCTGAATCAGATGCTGTTCGATGGATTTCAAACCAAGAACAATGTCGCCGCCGCCGAGACACAGGTCTTTGCCCAGCGCGAGAACCTCCGCAATGAAGAGCAAAACAGACTCTATGAGGCGGTGACCGCCTATATGGATGTCTATCGAGCTCGCCAGATCGCGGCCCTGCGTGAACGCAACCTCGCAGCCCTGAACGAACAGGTTCGTGCAGCCCGCGCTCGCCTCGACGTGGGCGAGGGTACGCGCACCGACGTTGCCCAGGCAGACGCCAGCCGCTCGAATGCGGTTGCTGCGCTCAATTCTGCACGTGCGGATGTCAAGTCGGCAGAAGCAACCTATGTGCAGGTGATCGGCGTTCAGCCGGACAAGCTTGCAGCGGCTGCGGCGGCCAAGAATCTGCCGGCCTCTCCGGATCAGGCCTTCTCCATTGCGATTGCTGGCCACCCGGGCATCCTCGCGACGCAGTACGCCGTCAACGCTGCCGGATATAACGTAAAGGCCAGGGAAGGCGCTCTGCTTCCTTCCGTCGGGCTTACGGCAAGCGCCAGCCGCCTCGATACTTATGCCGGTGAGGGCGGTTCGCAGACCGATGGTAATTCGGCTTCCATCGGTGTTGGTGTGAGCATTCCGATCTATACCGGTGGCCGCACTTCGGCACAGGTCCGCCAGTCCAAGGAGCAACTTGGTCAGGCGCGTATCGAAGTCGATGTGGTTCGCGATCAGGTTCGGCAGGCAATCGGTGTGGCGTGGTCGCAGCTTGAAGCTGCCCGCGCGTCGGTCAAGGCAAATCGGGACGGTATTTCTGCCGCACAGCTTGCTCTCGATGGCGTCATCGAGGAACGCAAGGTGGGGCAGCGCACCACGCTCGATGTGTTGAATGCGCAAAACGATCTCATCACGGCGCAGATCGCTCTGGTCGAATCCGAGCGTAACGTCATTGTTGCCAGCTATGCGCTCCTGAACGCGACCGGTCGCATGACCGCCACCCAGATGGGACTGCAGGTTGCCGAGTACAAGCCGGAAGAGCACTACAACGCCGTCAAGGACAAGTGGTTCGGCCTGCGCACGCCGGACAGCCGCTGATCCTTTGTGTTGAATGAGAATTGAAAGGCACCTTCGGGTGCCTTTTATTTTGCCGTCGATTCGGGATCTCGCGGCATCGTCAATCCTTAACAAATCCATAAAGCTGTGAGTTTGAGAGCCCGTGTCCTGTGCGGGGATTCTCAAACGGGGGATCGTCCGCTACCCTTAATCCATTGATTCTCTGTCTTTTGCAGACAATGTCGCAATACAGGAAAGCGGATTAGCCATGGCACAGACATCCAGCGCAGCACGTGAACCGTCGATGGAAGAGATTCTCGCGTCCATCCGCAGGATCATTGAAGACAGCGATGTCACCCGCCAGCCCGCGCCGATGGCATCTCAGGTTCGCGGAGAGGTTGCCGAGTTCCGTCGTCCTGTCACCGAGCAACCCGTTGCGCAGCCGGAGAGGCCCGCAATGATGCGCAATGTGTTCCAGGACGAACCGACATTGCGCGGCCCGATCAGCGAGCCGGTGCCACCAGCGCCCGAACCGGCAATCGAGGCCGAGGACGAGGATGAAGTTGTTCTCAACGCCGAGAATGACGATCATTCCAACCCCGAGGCTCTGGCACATCCGCAACAGCCCGCCGCAACGGATATTTCGCTGGAAGAAATGGACCTTTCGGTTGAGGCGGAGATTGCAAAGGCGGTCGATACCTTGCTGGAACCGGAACCCGATGCGGAAATCGAGCAGGAAGTTCCTGTCCAGCCCAAGGCTGCCGCCCCGGTTACAGAAGCCGTTGCAAAGCCGCAGCCTTCTGCCCATATGTTGTCGCAGATCGCTGAACGTCAGGTAGCTGCTGCGTTTCAGGATTTGAATCATGCGGTCAGGGCCGAACCGCGCCGCTCGTTCGACGATATTGCTGCGGAACTGCTGCGCCCGATGC from Brucella intermedia LMG 3301 harbors:
- a CDS encoding protein-L-isoaspartate O-methyltransferase family protein — encoded protein: MAADFQDLRTKMVDNQIRTTDVTDLAVIDAFLTVPREAFVPAARQVLAYIDEDQLLESEGKQPRYLMEPSPFAKLVQLASIKNTDVVLDVGCGTGYSAAILSKLAGSVIGLESDSVLSAAATARLAELGYDNVVIVSGELQAGYPSEAPYDVIVIEGAVDFIPDALLAQLRDGGRLVAVEGRGNAGVARIYVKENGVASGRGVFNTAVRPLPGFERIPQFEF
- a CDS encoding PopZ family protein yields the protein MAQTSSAAREPSMEEILASIRRIIEDSDVTRQPAPMASQVRGEVAEFRRPVTEQPVAQPERPAMMRNVFQDEPTLRGPISEPVPPAPEPAIEAEDEDEVVLNAENDDHSNPEALAHPQQPAATDISLEEMDLSVEAEIAKAVDTLLEPEPDAEIEQEVPVQPKAAAPVTEAVAKPQPSAHMLSQIAERQVAAAFQDLNHAVRAEPRRSFDDIAAELLRPMLQDWLDNNLPTLVERLVREEIERVVRGER
- the sufA gene encoding Fe-S cluster assembly scaffold SufA yields the protein MGRFAVMTLTDKAADRVREIIASRDGALGIRVGVKKGGCAGMEYTIDLVTEAKAGDDVIEKDGARVYIAPEAVLFLLGTQMDFEVTTLRTGFVFNNPNQTSACGCGESVEIKAASPESLRQMQGAA
- a CDS encoding TfoX/Sxy family protein; amino-acid sequence: MDDEVLRDLLQDFGPVTIRRMFGGKGIYHQGLIFALVVRDELLFKADEATIPQFIDAGATQWTYEGRKGGEPVAMPYWSVPSEAFDDPEVMTRWARLAYDAALRSEKTKPKKKSAAKRSLAAD
- a CDS encoding TolC family outer membrane protein → MRYPVFKTCKGLVAAAALLSGTILTGQAAFSETLTGALVKAYKNNANLNYSRAGVRVTDEGVAIAKSGYRPQITGSYNVGRGKTPSSRGYRTTGTFGIELNQMLFDGFQTKNNVAAAETQVFAQRENLRNEEQNRLYEAVTAYMDVYRARQIAALRERNLAALNEQVRAARARLDVGEGTRTDVAQADASRSNAVAALNSARADVKSAEATYVQVIGVQPDKLAAAAAAKNLPASPDQAFSIAIAGHPGILATQYAVNAAGYNVKAREGALLPSVGLTASASRLDTYAGEGGSQTDGNSASIGVGVSIPIYTGGRTSAQVRQSKEQLGQARIEVDVVRDQVRQAIGVAWSQLEAARASVKANRDGISAAQLALDGVIEERKVGQRTTLDVLNAQNDLITAQIALVESERNVIVASYALLNATGRMTATQMGLQVAEYKPEEHYNAVKDKWFGLRTPDSR
- a CDS encoding DEAD/DEAH box helicase; this encodes MTTFAELGLSPKVLAAVEAAGYTAPTPIQAGAIPPALERKDVLGIAQTGTGKTASFVLPMLTLLEKGRARARMPRTLILEPTRELAAQVEENFAKYGINQRLNVALLIGGVSFDDQERKLERGADVLIATPGRLLDHFERGKLLLTGVEILVIDEADRMLDMGFIPDIERICKLIPFTRQTLFFSATMPPEITKLTEQFLHSPTRVEVAKASSTAKTVTQRLVKSTKKDWDKRAVLRDLIRAEGDTLKNAIIFCNRKKDVSELFRSLTRHEFNAGALHGDMDQRARMTMLSNFKDGKLQLLVASDVAARGLDIPDVSHVFNFDIPIHSEDYVHRIGRTGRAGRSGKAFTIVTPSDTKYLAAIEDMIGEKIEWLDGDLSTLPASDEADDPRKGKNARGKGKDAKGKEKPKDKAKAKPAEIVDPAEQPQPVIETSDRRDAIRASNDERRGKPQHEQKRRRDRDDDGPSPVGFGNDIPAFMLIPTGI
- a CDS encoding heavy-metal-associated domain-containing protein, with amino-acid sequence MMKFSIPKMKCGGCADSVTAALRGLDATAPIEIDLEKKEVEFGGNVPQDRVLSALAAAGFPAANVQ